One genomic region from Streptomyces sp. NBC_01431 encodes:
- a CDS encoding amino acid permease, giving the protein MHDSLPAEPLSHGLKQRHLTMLGLGGVIGAGLFVGSGAGIAVAGPGIVVSYLIAGAIAMLVMRMLGEMSAAMPASGSFSVHAERALGRWAGFSVGWLYWFLLVVVLAVEATGAAKIANGWAPGVPQWAWVLIFMVVFTGANLAAVKNFGEFEFWFAALKVFAIVAFLVLGLLAVFGVLPDTSAVGMSNLTGRGGFLPAGWSGVVSGVLAVIFAFGGLEVVTIAAAESDDPARAVGRAVRSAVWRILFFYVGSMLVIVTLLPWTSMKPGQSPYVAVLDSIGIPSAGQIMSIVVFVALLSALNANLYGSSRMIFSLAERGEAPRGLLKVSGGGVPRRAVLASVAFGFVSVLLNLKWPDSVFLYMLNAVGAVLLFVWALIAVSQLRLRRRIEREAPQRLTLKMWAFPHLTWAALVAMAAVLVLMLFDDTARPQLLWSAGATAAVLVVAGIRELRTRRV; this is encoded by the coding sequence ATGCACGACTCCTTGCCCGCGGAGCCCCTCTCCCATGGGCTGAAGCAGCGCCATCTGACCATGCTCGGCCTCGGTGGGGTGATCGGCGCGGGGCTCTTCGTGGGCTCGGGTGCCGGGATCGCGGTGGCGGGTCCGGGCATCGTCGTCTCGTATTTGATCGCGGGTGCGATCGCGATGCTGGTGATGCGGATGCTGGGCGAGATGTCGGCGGCGATGCCCGCGTCGGGCTCGTTCTCGGTGCACGCGGAGCGGGCGCTCGGCCGCTGGGCCGGGTTCAGCGTGGGCTGGCTGTACTGGTTCCTGCTCGTGGTGGTGCTCGCCGTGGAGGCGACCGGCGCCGCGAAGATCGCGAACGGGTGGGCGCCGGGGGTGCCGCAGTGGGCCTGGGTGCTGATCTTCATGGTGGTGTTCACCGGCGCCAACCTGGCCGCGGTGAAGAACTTCGGCGAGTTCGAGTTCTGGTTCGCCGCCCTGAAGGTCTTCGCGATCGTCGCGTTCCTGGTGCTCGGACTGCTCGCGGTCTTCGGGGTGCTGCCCGACACGTCGGCGGTCGGGATGTCCAACCTGACCGGGCGGGGCGGCTTCCTGCCCGCCGGGTGGAGCGGCGTGGTCTCCGGGGTGCTGGCGGTGATCTTCGCGTTCGGCGGCCTGGAGGTCGTCACGATCGCCGCGGCGGAGTCCGACGACCCGGCGCGCGCGGTGGGCCGCGCGGTGCGCAGCGCGGTGTGGCGCATCCTCTTCTTCTACGTGGGCTCGATGCTGGTCATCGTGACGCTCCTGCCGTGGACGTCGATGAAGCCGGGCCAGAGCCCGTACGTCGCCGTGCTCGACTCGATCGGCATTCCGTCGGCCGGGCAGATCATGAGCATCGTGGTGTTCGTGGCGCTGCTCTCCGCCCTCAACGCCAATCTGTACGGCTCATCGCGCATGATCTTCTCGCTCGCCGAGCGGGGCGAGGCGCCACGGGGACTGTTGAAGGTGTCGGGCGGCGGGGTGCCGCGCCGGGCGGTGCTCGCGTCGGTGGCCTTCGGGTTCGTCTCCGTGCTCCTGAACCTGAAGTGGCCGGACTCGGTGTTCCTCTACATGCTCAACGCGGTCGGCGCGGTGCTGCTGTTCGTGTGGGCGCTGATCGCCGTCTCGCAGCTGCGGCTGCGCCGCCGCATCGAGCGTGAGGCACCGCAGCGGCTGACCCTGAAGATGTGGGCCTTCCCCCATCTCACCTGGGCGGCGCTCGTCGCGATGGCGGCGGTGCTCGTGCTGATGCTGTTCGACGACACCGCCCGGCCGCAGCTGTTGTGGTCGGCCGGGGCGACGGCGGCGGTGCTCGTGGTGGCAGGGATACGGGAGTTGCGCACGCGCCGCGTGTGA
- a CDS encoding biotin transporter BioY: protein MSTVSAAAPRTGSVLADLLPASRTKDIALVVGGAALTGVAAQIAVHIPGTPVPVTGQTFAALLVGAGLGAGRGFLSLALYALVGMAGVPWFANGSAGAGGASFGYVLGMLLAATVVGALARRGADRSVLRTAGTMVLGSAVIYAVGVPYLAASTGMSLSAAVAAGLTPFLLGDTLKAALAMGLLPAAWKLIARRG from the coding sequence ATGAGCACTGTGTCCGCCGCCGCCCCCCGCACCGGATCGGTACTCGCCGACCTGCTGCCGGCCTCCCGCACCAAGGACATCGCGCTCGTCGTCGGCGGCGCCGCGCTCACCGGCGTCGCCGCGCAGATCGCCGTGCACATCCCGGGCACGCCCGTGCCGGTCACCGGCCAGACCTTCGCCGCGCTGCTCGTCGGCGCGGGCCTCGGCGCCGGCCGCGGCTTCCTCTCGCTCGCGCTGTACGCCCTGGTCGGCATGGCCGGGGTGCCGTGGTTCGCGAACGGCTCCGCCGGCGCGGGCGGCGCCTCGTTCGGCTACGTCCTCGGCATGCTGCTCGCCGCCACGGTCGTCGGCGCACTGGCCCGCCGCGGGGCCGACCGTTCCGTGCTGCGTACCGCGGGGACGATGGTGCTGGGCTCGGCGGTCATCTACGCGGTGGGTGTGCCCTACCTGGCGGCGTCGACGGGGATGTCGCTGAGCGCCGCGGTCGCCGCGGGCCTGACGCCGTTCCTGCTGGGCGACACGCTCAAGGCGGCGCTGGCGATGGGGCTGCTGCCCGCGGCGTGGAAGCTGATCGCCCGCCGAGGCTGA
- a CDS encoding FAD-binding oxidoreductase, translating to MVFAAESAADVQSAVRYAAERGLPVGVHATGHGLVGATAGGVLITTRRMDSLTVDAGRRTVRLSAGVSWGQVVAAAVPHGLAPLNGSAPSVGAVGYTLGGGLGILAREFGYAADHVRALEVVTADGALREVTAVSDPELFWGLLGGGANLGVVTALETALVPVARLYGGQLGFDGELFGERVLEEYLRWTATVPDGLTSSLQAIQWPDAEWAPAPVRGRYVVSVRVAFTGSAEEGERLVAPLRAIGPALTDDLREMAYAQSPSIHRDPEHAHPYYGNGAMLRGVTAAALSRALRLTGAEAPTMCVVQLNHLGGALAKPAPNAVPHRTAEFLLRVLTPFAKDQLPGVRALHQEVLGSLAPWTLGRSLNFTFGDAEFGGTKGLYGEDNEKRLAALKSLRDPANLFRSNNYNVVPT from the coding sequence GTGGTCTTCGCCGCCGAGAGCGCCGCGGACGTGCAGAGTGCCGTGCGGTACGCCGCCGAGCGCGGGCTCCCGGTCGGGGTGCACGCCACCGGGCACGGGCTGGTGGGGGCCACCGCGGGCGGGGTGCTCATCACCACCCGCCGCATGGACTCCCTGACCGTCGACGCCGGGCGCCGCACGGTGCGCCTGAGCGCCGGGGTGTCCTGGGGGCAGGTCGTCGCCGCGGCCGTCCCGCACGGGCTCGCCCCACTGAACGGCTCGGCGCCGAGCGTGGGCGCGGTCGGCTACACGCTGGGCGGTGGACTGGGCATCCTGGCACGGGAGTTCGGGTACGCGGCCGATCACGTGCGGGCCCTGGAGGTCGTCACCGCGGACGGCGCACTGCGCGAGGTGACGGCGGTCAGCGACCCCGAGCTCTTCTGGGGGCTGCTCGGCGGCGGGGCCAACCTCGGCGTGGTGACCGCCCTTGAGACGGCCCTGGTCCCGGTGGCCCGGCTGTACGGAGGTCAGCTCGGCTTCGACGGGGAGCTGTTCGGCGAGCGCGTACTGGAGGAGTACCTGCGCTGGACCGCGACGGTCCCCGACGGCCTGACCTCCTCGCTCCAGGCCATCCAGTGGCCGGACGCGGAGTGGGCCCCGGCGCCGGTGCGCGGGCGGTACGTGGTGAGCGTGCGAGTGGCGTTCACCGGGAGCGCCGAGGAGGGCGAGCGGCTCGTGGCGCCGCTGCGGGCGATCGGGCCCGCGCTCACGGACGACCTGCGGGAGATGGCGTATGCCCAGTCGCCGTCCATCCACCGCGACCCCGAGCACGCGCACCCCTATTACGGCAACGGCGCGATGCTGCGCGGGGTCACCGCGGCGGCGCTGTCCCGGGCGCTGCGGCTGACCGGCGCCGAGGCGCCCACGATGTGCGTGGTGCAGCTCAACCACCTGGGCGGCGCGCTGGCGAAGCCCGCGCCGAACGCGGTGCCGCACCGCACGGCGGAGTTCCTGCTGCGCGTGCTGACCCCGTTCGCCAAGGACCAACTCCCCGGCGTACGCGCCCTCCATCAGGAGGTGCTGGGCTCCCTGGCCCCGTGGACCCTGGGCCGCTCACTCAACTTCACGTTCGGCGACGCGGAGTTCGGCGGGACCAAGGGCCTGTACGGCGAGGACAACGAGAAGAGGCTCGCCGCGTTGAAGTCGCTGCGCGACCCGGCGAACCTCTTCAGGAGCAACAACTACAACGTGGTTCCGACGTAG
- a CDS encoding LPXTG cell wall anchor domain-containing protein produces the protein MHVRKNNGSLFASVCAALLIIPFGAGAALAAGPTPGSSQGGTPGPSAPPDLKISTELPSTIKVHNSTGRTTLTAKVVNHGSGSTGRITLTVLGLDGMRITGVAGCAPVPKKKLAPGTNSGFACAIPALAPGKARSYTVSATYDLSKTGRICLPVTEGSGEKVLWQQGPVPFGTTRPTPNAPDTPLLLGTDNVPAPPPSGTATPSGTATPPPTATPTGPAPSSPTPPPQLPKTGLNDGVLPLAAAGVLFLIAGGTGLWWTTRGRGRMSTRT, from the coding sequence ATGCACGTTCGAAAAAACAATGGATCTCTTTTCGCCTCCGTATGCGCGGCACTGCTGATAATTCCGTTCGGCGCGGGCGCCGCCCTGGCCGCCGGGCCGACTCCTGGCAGCAGCCAGGGCGGGACACCGGGACCGAGCGCGCCGCCCGATCTGAAGATCTCCACCGAGCTGCCGTCGACGATCAAGGTGCACAACTCCACGGGCCGCACCACGCTCACCGCCAAGGTCGTCAACCACGGGAGCGGGTCCACCGGCCGGATCACCCTGACCGTCCTCGGCCTGGACGGCATGAGGATCACGGGCGTCGCGGGGTGTGCGCCGGTCCCGAAGAAGAAGCTGGCGCCGGGCACCAACAGCGGATTCGCCTGCGCGATCCCCGCTCTGGCGCCCGGGAAGGCGCGGTCGTACACCGTCTCGGCGACGTACGACCTGTCGAAGACCGGCCGGATCTGCCTGCCGGTGACCGAGGGGAGCGGCGAGAAGGTGCTGTGGCAGCAGGGCCCGGTGCCGTTCGGGACAACGAGGCCGACGCCCAACGCGCCGGACACCCCGCTGCTGCTCGGCACCGACAACGTGCCGGCGCCCCCGCCCTCGGGCACGGCCACGCCGTCGGGCACGGCCACGCCCCCACCGACCGCCACGCCGACCGGTCCCGCTCCCTCGTCGCCCACGCCGCCGCCGCAGCTGCCCAAAACCGGCCTCAACGACGGCGTGCTGCCGCTCGCCGCGGCCGGGGTGCTGTTCCTGATCGCCGGGGGCACGGGGCTGTGGTGGACGACCCGGGGCCGCGGCCGGATGTCCACGAGGACCTGA
- a CDS encoding serine/threonine-protein kinase: MGRVWRAADEILDRQVAVKEMRIDELDAEDSRVRRERSLREARATARIDHPNVVRVYDVVAEESDRLWIVMELVEARSLDKLLVEDGPVEPREAARIGLGLAAALVQVHAVGVLHRDIKPGNVLLGPGGRVVLTDFGIAAIQDAAALTVVGMLVGSPDYMAPERVSGKPQGPASDLWSLGATLCAAVGGRSPFARATTLATLHAVLHEEPELPAAAGPLTALLTALLAKDPDRRPSLGELTTRLAPIAASPTVPPAPHPPTLTAPGQAPPWPDPVAPGELPPHPRELAQPPEPVRQEPGPSARHRRRTVVLAAVAVVVAAVTAVLIATTADRHGGGTASGSAGVTPPTVAGTSRAPSPTLPPGSLDETGFAWTPPKGWTRTAKSPSNVHYHAPGGQQEIAASYALVRGGDLMTQWQEAEAGSHDVPGYRKIRLDRTTFHGQPAIIWDYDFTQNGVPWKARQIGFDEGGKSYQVNTWYEADTESAARAAYDAVTSSFTPL, encoded by the coding sequence ATGGGGCGGGTGTGGCGGGCGGCGGACGAGATACTCGACCGGCAGGTCGCCGTAAAAGAAATGCGCATCGATGAACTGGACGCGGAGGACAGCCGCGTCCGGCGCGAGCGCAGTCTGCGCGAGGCCCGCGCCACCGCCCGGATCGACCACCCCAATGTGGTCCGGGTCTACGACGTGGTGGCCGAGGAGAGCGACCGGCTCTGGATCGTGATGGAGCTGGTCGAGGCCCGCTCGCTGGACAAGCTCCTGGTCGAGGACGGCCCCGTGGAGCCGCGCGAGGCCGCCCGCATCGGGCTCGGCCTCGCGGCGGCCCTCGTGCAGGTGCACGCGGTGGGCGTGCTGCACCGCGACATCAAACCGGGCAACGTGCTGCTCGGCCCCGGCGGCCGGGTCGTGCTCACCGACTTCGGCATCGCCGCCATCCAGGACGCCGCCGCGCTCACCGTGGTCGGCATGCTGGTCGGCTCCCCGGACTACATGGCGCCCGAGCGGGTCAGCGGCAAACCGCAGGGCCCGGCCTCCGACCTCTGGTCGCTCGGCGCGACCCTGTGCGCGGCGGTCGGCGGCCGCTCCCCGTTCGCCCGCGCGACCACCCTCGCCACCCTGCACGCCGTGCTCCACGAGGAGCCCGAACTCCCGGCGGCGGCGGGCCCGTTGACCGCGCTGCTCACCGCGCTCCTGGCCAAGGACCCGGATCGCCGGCCGTCCCTCGGTGAGCTCACCACCCGTCTGGCGCCGATCGCCGCATCCCCGACCGTGCCGCCGGCGCCGCATCCGCCCACCCTGACGGCGCCCGGCCAGGCGCCGCCCTGGCCGGATCCGGTCGCACCCGGTGAGCTGCCGCCCCACCCAAGGGAGTTGGCGCAGCCACCCGAACCCGTACGGCAGGAACCCGGGCCATCCGCCCGGCACCGGCGCCGCACGGTGGTCCTGGCCGCGGTGGCCGTCGTGGTGGCGGCCGTGACCGCCGTCCTGATCGCCACCACCGCCGACCGGCACGGCGGAGGCACCGCGAGCGGCTCGGCCGGGGTGACGCCGCCGACCGTGGCCGGCACCTCGCGCGCGCCCTCGCCGACCCTGCCGCCCGGCTCCCTGGACGAGACCGGCTTCGCCTGGACACCGCCCAAGGGCTGGACCCGTACCGCCAAGAGCCCCTCCAACGTGCACTACCACGCGCCGGGCGGACAACAAGAGATCGCCGCCTCGTACGCACTCGTACGCGGCGGCGATCTCATGACCCAGTGGCAGGAGGCCGAGGCGGGCTCCCACGACGTGCCGGGCTACCGGAAGATCCGGCTCGACCGGACGACCTTCCACGGGCAGCCCGCCATCATCTGGGACTACGACTTCACCCAGAACGGCGTCCCCTGGAAGGCCCGCCAGATCGGCTTCGACGAAGGCGGCAAGTCGTACCAGGTCAACACCTGGTACGAGGCCGACACGGAGTCGGCCGCCCGCGCCGCCTACGACGCGGTGACCTCGTCGTTCACCCCGCTCTGA
- a CDS encoding amino acid permease, producing MTSQPTVAKEDSLPGDPGSGSTSPGGPHNGLQAGLKNRHLSMIAIGGVIGAGLFVGSGSGIAAAGPAILLSYALVGVMVVFVMRMLGEMAAARPSSGSFSAYADRALGRWAGFSIGWLYWFFWVVVLAVEATAGAKILHTWVPGVPQWGWALIVMLVLTATNLASVSSYGEFEFWFAGIKVVAIGAFVVIGLLAVFGVLPGSNNPGAGFAHLTDAGGFFPKGYGAVLTGVLMVVFSFMGSEIVTLAAGESEDPRRAVTKATNSVIWRIAVFYLGSIFIVLTLLKWSDPSIVADGSYVAALKTIGIPHADQIMNVIVLTAVLSCLNSGLYTASRMAFSLGERGDAPRSFARTNGRGVPRVAILSSVVFGFVAVFFNYKWPDTVFAFLLNSSGAVALFVWLVICFTQLRMRGIILREAPEKLTVKMWGFPYLTWLTAGMITFVLVYMLFDKSGREQVLLSLLVAAIVIVIAVVKEKVLASRAQSGVNDEVTAS from the coding sequence ATGACCTCCCAGCCGACCGTCGCCAAGGAAGACAGCCTCCCGGGCGACCCCGGTTCCGGTTCGACCTCCCCCGGCGGCCCCCACAACGGCCTCCAGGCGGGTCTCAAGAACCGTCATCTGTCCATGATCGCCATCGGTGGCGTGATCGGCGCCGGCCTCTTCGTGGGTTCCGGTTCCGGTATCGCCGCGGCCGGCCCAGCCATTCTGCTCTCGTACGCACTCGTCGGCGTGATGGTCGTCTTCGTGATGCGGATGCTCGGCGAGATGGCCGCCGCCCGCCCGTCGTCGGGCTCGTTCTCGGCGTACGCCGACCGTGCGCTCGGCCGCTGGGCCGGGTTCTCGATCGGCTGGCTGTACTGGTTCTTCTGGGTCGTGGTGCTCGCGGTCGAGGCGACGGCCGGCGCGAAGATCCTGCACACCTGGGTGCCGGGGGTCCCGCAGTGGGGCTGGGCGCTGATCGTGATGCTCGTGCTGACCGCCACCAACCTCGCCTCGGTGTCCTCGTACGGTGAGTTCGAGTTCTGGTTCGCCGGGATCAAGGTCGTCGCGATCGGCGCCTTCGTGGTCATCGGGCTGCTCGCGGTGTTCGGCGTGCTGCCGGGCTCGAACAACCCCGGCGCGGGCTTCGCGCACCTCACGGACGCCGGCGGATTCTTCCCCAAGGGATACGGGGCGGTCCTCACCGGTGTGCTGATGGTCGTCTTCTCCTTCATGGGCAGCGAGATCGTGACGCTGGCCGCCGGCGAGTCCGAGGACCCGCGCCGCGCCGTGACCAAGGCCACCAACAGCGTGATCTGGCGGATCGCGGTCTTCTACCTCGGTTCGATCTTCATCGTGCTGACCCTCCTGAAGTGGAGCGACCCCTCGATCGTCGCCGACGGCTCCTACGTGGCGGCCCTCAAGACGATCGGCATCCCGCACGCCGACCAGATCATGAACGTGATCGTGCTGACCGCGGTGCTCTCCTGCCTCAACTCCGGTCTGTACACGGCCTCCCGGATGGCGTTCTCGCTCGGTGAGCGCGGGGACGCGCCGCGCTCCTTCGCGCGCACCAACGGGCGGGGCGTGCCGCGGGTCGCGATCCTGAGCTCGGTCGTGTTCGGCTTCGTCGCCGTCTTCTTCAACTACAAGTGGCCGGACACCGTCTTCGCGTTCCTGCTCAACTCCTCCGGCGCGGTCGCCCTGTTCGTGTGGCTGGTGATCTGCTTCACCCAGCTGCGGATGCGCGGGATCATCCTGCGCGAGGCGCCGGAGAAGCTGACCGTGAAGATGTGGGGCTTCCCCTACCTCACCTGGCTGACGGCCGGGATGATCACCTTCGTCCTCGTCTACATGCTGTTCGACAAGTCCGGGCGCGAGCAGGTGCTCCTGTCGCTCCTGGTCGCGGCGATCGTCATCGTGATCGCCGTCGTCAAGGAGAAGGTCCTGGCGAGCCGCGCTCAGAGCGGGGTGAACGACGAGGTCACCGCGTCGTAG
- a CDS encoding ribose-5-phosphate isomerase, with product MRVYLGSDHAGYELKNHLVEWLTAHGHEPVDCGPHIYDAQDDYPPFCLRAAEKTAADPNSLGIVIGGSGNGEQIAANKVKGVRAALAWSEQTAALGREHNNANVISVGGRMHTQEEATKFVEIFLNTPYSGEARHTRRIDMLTEYETTGKLPEIPAHHPQQG from the coding sequence ATGCGCGTGTACCTCGGTTCCGACCATGCCGGCTACGAACTCAAGAACCACCTCGTCGAGTGGCTCACGGCCCACGGCCACGAGCCCGTGGACTGCGGTCCGCACATCTACGACGCCCAGGACGACTACCCGCCGTTCTGTCTGCGTGCCGCCGAGAAGACGGCCGCCGACCCCAACTCGCTCGGCATCGTGATCGGCGGCTCCGGCAACGGCGAGCAGATCGCCGCGAACAAGGTCAAGGGCGTCCGCGCCGCGCTGGCCTGGAGCGAGCAGACCGCGGCGCTCGGCCGCGAGCACAACAACGCCAACGTGATCTCGGTCGGCGGCCGGATGCACACCCAGGAAGAGGCGACCAAGTTCGTTGAGATCTTCCTGAACACCCCGTACTCGGGTGAGGCACGCCACACCCGCCGCATCGACATGCTCACCGAGTACGAGACCACCGGCAAGCTCCCCGAGATCCCGGCCCACCACCCGCAGCAGGGCTGA
- a CDS encoding Fpg/Nei family DNA glycosylase — MPEGHTIHRLAADHDLMFGGRPLRATSPQGKFSDGACLVDGQALESAEAHGKHLFLGFGPSGWIHIHLGLFGKYALGDAPAPPPTDTVRLRLVNDDAYADLRGPTTCALITDGEKRAIHQRLGPDPLRAADTGERAWQRVSRSRTTVAALLMDQKVVAGVGNVYRAEVLFRHGIDPYRLGKDLTRAEWHAIWGDLAELMREGVRLDRIDTVRPEHTPEAMGRPPRVDDHGGEVYVYRRAHQPCHICGGEIRTADLAARNLFWCPGCQQR, encoded by the coding sequence ATGCCCGAAGGGCACACCATCCACCGGCTGGCCGCCGACCACGACCTGATGTTCGGCGGCCGGCCGCTGCGTGCCACCAGCCCGCAGGGCAAGTTCTCCGACGGCGCCTGTCTGGTCGACGGCCAGGCGCTGGAGAGCGCCGAGGCGCACGGCAAGCACCTGTTCCTCGGCTTCGGACCGTCCGGCTGGATCCACATCCACCTGGGCCTGTTCGGCAAGTACGCCCTCGGTGACGCACCGGCCCCGCCGCCCACCGACACCGTGCGGCTGCGCCTGGTGAACGACGACGCGTACGCGGACCTGCGCGGACCGACCACCTGCGCCCTCATCACCGACGGCGAGAAGCGGGCGATACACCAGCGGCTCGGCCCCGACCCGCTGCGCGCGGCCGACACCGGCGAGCGGGCCTGGCAGCGCGTCTCGCGCAGCCGCACCACCGTCGCCGCCCTGCTCATGGACCAGAAGGTCGTCGCGGGCGTCGGCAACGTCTACCGAGCCGAAGTCCTCTTCCGGCACGGCATCGACCCCTACCGCCTGGGCAAGGACCTCACGCGCGCCGAGTGGCACGCCATCTGGGGCGACCTCGCTGAGCTGATGCGCGAGGGCGTCCGGCTCGACCGCATCGACACCGTCCGCCCCGAGCACACCCCCGAGGCGATGGGCCGCCCGCCGCGCGTGGACGACCACGGCGGCGAGGTCTACGTCTACCGCCGAGCCCACCAGCCCTGCCACATCTGTGGCGGCGAGATCCGCACCGCCGATCTCGCCGCCCGCAATCTCTTCTGGTGCCCCGGCTGCCAGCAGCGGTGA
- a CDS encoding GNAT family N-acetyltransferase: MTTQLRVLDPAEWDEWYAAIVVAFGGLPDAPEELELWRELIDPERSIAVWDGAVCVAATSTFPFRISVPGGAVVPAAGVTGVGVMGTHRRRGILTSMMRRQLDDVRERGEALAVLTASEPAIYGRFGYGIGTLSLSAEIDTARVRLALPQGSDGVRLRYAKVDESLARCEALYARLVPGRPGMLARQPGWDRMVTLDPASQRGGGSPLQCVLAERDGELVGYARYRVSVTSEPTGVAGTVSLADLEAVDPAAHAALWQYLFDLDLTSTLVVKSRPADDPFQHLVSDVRRCGVRLRDALHVRLVDVCAALEARTYAAPVDVVLDVEDAFCPWNSGRWRLTGDTKGASCVRTDEAAELALSVKELGAAYLGGTTLCALAGAGRVRELRQGALAEASTAFGSERAPWLPHGF, encoded by the coding sequence ATGACGACGCAGCTGCGGGTGTTGGACCCGGCCGAGTGGGACGAGTGGTACGCGGCCATCGTGGTGGCGTTCGGAGGCCTGCCGGATGCCCCGGAGGAACTGGAACTGTGGCGCGAGCTGATCGATCCGGAGCGTTCGATCGCGGTGTGGGACGGCGCGGTGTGCGTGGCTGCCACCAGCACTTTCCCGTTCCGGATCAGTGTGCCGGGCGGGGCCGTGGTGCCGGCCGCGGGGGTGACCGGGGTCGGTGTGATGGGCACCCATCGTCGCCGCGGGATCCTCACCTCGATGATGCGGCGCCAGCTTGACGACGTACGGGAACGGGGCGAGGCGCTCGCTGTCCTGACGGCCTCCGAGCCGGCGATCTACGGGCGGTTCGGGTACGGCATCGGCACGCTCTCGCTGTCCGCCGAGATAGACACGGCGCGGGTCCGGCTGGCTCTTCCGCAGGGCTCGGACGGGGTGCGGCTGCGGTACGCGAAGGTGGACGAGTCGCTGGCCCGGTGCGAGGCGCTGTACGCGCGCCTGGTGCCGGGCCGGCCCGGCATGCTGGCCAGGCAGCCGGGCTGGGACCGCATGGTGACGCTGGACCCGGCGTCCCAGCGGGGTGGCGGCTCGCCGCTGCAGTGCGTGCTCGCGGAGCGCGACGGGGAGCTCGTCGGCTACGCGCGCTACCGCGTCTCGGTGACCAGTGAGCCGACGGGGGTGGCCGGCACGGTGTCGCTGGCCGATCTGGAGGCGGTGGACCCGGCGGCGCACGCGGCGTTGTGGCAGTACCTCTTCGACCTCGACCTGACGTCCACGCTGGTGGTGAAGAGCCGGCCGGCCGACGACCCGTTCCAGCACCTCGTCTCCGATGTGCGCCGGTGCGGCGTGCGGCTGCGCGATGCCCTGCACGTTCGGCTGGTGGATGTCTGCGCGGCGCTTGAGGCGCGGACGTACGCGGCGCCCGTCGACGTGGTCCTGGACGTCGAGGACGCGTTCTGCCCCTGGAACTCGGGCCGCTGGCGGCTCACCGGTGACACCAAGGGAGCGTCCTGCGTACGGACCGACGAGGCGGCCGAACTGGCGCTGTCCGTAAAGGAGTTGGGGGCCGCCTATCTCGGCGGGACCACCCTTTGCGCACTCGCGGGTGCGGGCCGGGTGCGCGAGCTGCGCCAGGGGGCGCTCGCCGAGGCCTCGACGGCGTTCGGCAGCGAGCGCGCGCCCTGGCTGCCGCACGGCTTCTGA
- a CDS encoding PP2C family protein-serine/threonine phosphatase, whose amino-acid sequence MARATRADSFTARWRKALHRVRTAVRKSGVDYFRGDGSDWIALIGLLLTIPAITCATLLAPAWCAPTALVLPIVAGGLLLRPANLLGLYAAAATALIVESVELGPYTAGLDRVTPGAVLVVGACGLFGLLIAQFRARVGVPWRRGGTMLFDLRERIRVQSALPRLPKGWHREMALRPAGGQSFSGDFVVAARTGGGRTLEIVLTDVSGKGMDAGSRALLLSGAFGGLLGSLPPHAFLPAANGYLLRQDWDEGFATAIHLVLDLDSGDYQLLSAGHPPALQLHAGSGRWQEQSAEGPLLGVYDGAEFHATKGSLAPGDVLMLFTDGLVETSERDIAEGMDRLTGEADRYVTTGFAGAAWHLIEAVAKDVNDDRALLLISREA is encoded by the coding sequence ATGGCACGTGCTACGAGAGCGGACTCGTTCACCGCCCGGTGGCGCAAGGCGCTGCACCGGGTCCGCACCGCGGTGCGCAAATCCGGCGTCGACTACTTCCGCGGTGACGGCTCCGACTGGATCGCCCTGATCGGTCTGCTGCTCACCATCCCGGCCATCACGTGCGCCACCCTCCTCGCCCCGGCGTGGTGCGCGCCCACGGCCCTGGTCCTGCCGATCGTGGCGGGCGGCCTCCTGCTGCGGCCGGCCAACCTGCTCGGCCTGTACGCGGCGGCCGCGACCGCCCTGATCGTGGAGTCGGTGGAGCTCGGCCCGTACACGGCAGGACTGGACCGGGTCACCCCGGGCGCCGTCCTCGTGGTGGGCGCCTGCGGACTCTTCGGCCTGCTCATCGCCCAGTTCCGGGCCCGCGTCGGCGTGCCCTGGCGGCGCGGCGGCACCATGCTCTTCGACCTGCGCGAACGCATCCGCGTCCAGAGCGCGCTGCCGCGCCTGCCCAAGGGCTGGCACCGCGAGATGGCGCTGCGTCCGGCGGGCGGCCAGTCCTTCTCCGGCGACTTCGTGGTCGCCGCCCGCACCGGCGGCGGCCGCACCCTGGAGATCGTCCTCACCGACGTCTCCGGCAAGGGCATGGACGCGGGCTCCCGCGCCCTGCTGCTCTCCGGCGCCTTCGGCGGCCTCCTCGGCTCGCTGCCCCCGCACGCCTTCCTGCCCGCGGCCAACGGCTACCTGCTGCGCCAGGACTGGGACGAGGGCTTCGCCACCGCCATCCACCTGGTCCTGGACCTCGACTCGGGGGACTACCAGCTCCTCTCGGCCGGCCACCCCCCGGCCCTCCAGCTCCACGCGGGCTCGGGCCGCTGGCAGGAACAGTCGGCCGAAGGCCCGCTGCTCGGCGTCTACGACGGCGCCGAATTCCACGCCACCAAGGGCTCGCTCGCCCCCGGCGACGTCCTGATGCTCTTCACGGACGGCCTGGTGGAGACCTCCGAACGCGACATCGCCGAGGGCATGGACCGGCTGACCGGCGAGGCCGACCGGTACGTGACGACGGGTTTCGCCGGGGCGGCCTGGCACCTCATCGAGGCGGTGGCGAAGGACGTCAACGACGACAGGGCGCTGCTGCTGATCAGCCGCGAGGCCTAG